A region of Natribaculum luteum DNA encodes the following proteins:
- a CDS encoding M48 family metalloprotease translates to MASAVWLFPLTWLVVYVAVAFVDPGSRALATSGAASLLAAIAALEYGQIGTIERLAGAVPVDPEDAPRVHRTTTRVATLYDVPVPTIAVSERDAPEAMAVGLRPGNVHLVISLGTLRALSDDELEAVIAHELAHVANRDAMVMTAASVPVVLAEGIRTYLGDDDVRETFGFLTAPLVLVASATSLLGRPVTAGLSRARERAADRAAAETTGSPAALASALRTLDDRIDETPRRDLRDVSSLSSLSILPLEDDEVEKVMLGPDGDTEPSYWWHRKRLSRLSNWLFRTHPPTTSRIESLQRLEGERW, encoded by the coding sequence ATGGCCAGTGCAGTGTGGCTCTTTCCTCTCACGTGGCTCGTCGTCTACGTGGCCGTCGCGTTCGTCGACCCCGGCTCGCGGGCACTCGCGACGAGCGGTGCCGCCAGCCTGCTTGCAGCCATCGCCGCCCTCGAGTACGGGCAGATCGGAACGATCGAGCGACTCGCCGGAGCGGTTCCCGTCGATCCCGAAGACGCCCCACGAGTCCATCGGACGACGACGCGGGTCGCGACGCTGTACGACGTCCCCGTGCCGACGATCGCAGTCTCCGAGCGCGACGCACCCGAGGCGATGGCAGTCGGACTCCGGCCCGGAAACGTCCACCTCGTGATCTCACTTGGCACGCTTCGAGCACTCTCCGACGACGAACTCGAGGCGGTGATCGCCCACGAACTCGCCCACGTCGCCAATCGCGACGCGATGGTGATGACTGCCGCCTCGGTCCCGGTCGTCCTCGCCGAGGGAATCAGGACGTACCTGGGCGACGACGACGTTCGAGAGACGTTCGGATTTCTGACCGCCCCACTCGTGCTCGTCGCCAGCGCGACGTCGCTCCTCGGTCGGCCCGTCACCGCGGGCCTCTCGCGGGCCAGAGAGCGCGCTGCCGACCGGGCTGCCGCCGAGACGACGGGATCGCCCGCAGCACTCGCGAGCGCCCTTCGAACCCTCGACGATCGGATCGACGAGACGCCACGGCGTGACCTCCGGGACGTCTCGAGTCTCTCCTCGCTGTCGATCCTGCCACTCGAGGACGACGAGGTCGAGAAAGTGATGCTCGGTCCCGACGGCGACACCGAGCCCTCGTACTGGTGGCACAGGAAGCGACTGTCCCGGCTGTCGAACTGGCTCTTTCGAACCCATCCGCCGACGACGTCCCGCATCGAGTCGCTGCAGCGACTCGAGGGCGAACGGTGGTGA